The genomic interval GCATCTTCTCGTGCGGAGTGGTTCATCGAGGCACCGGGTCGCCCGTAGGGTGGCCCTCGTGCCGGAGATCCCGGCCGGCAGACCAGTGAGGCGGCTGATGACCGACAGCGGTGAGCGGACGACGATGACGAGACGAACGGTGATCGGCGGCGCGGCGGCGCTGGCGGCGGCCGGCTTCCAGGCGGTCCCGGCGTACGCCGGCGGTTCCGGGCACGGGCACGACAAGGCCGTGCGGCTGACCGTGATGGGGACCACGGACCTGCACGGCAACGTCTTCAACTGGGACTACTTCAAGAACGCCGAGTACGACGACACCGCGCACAACGACATCGGCCTGGCCAAGATCTCCACCCTGGTCACCGCCGTCCGGGACCGGATCGCCGCGGAGCGCCACGCGCCGCGCCCGCTGATGCTGGACGCCGGTGACACCATCCAGGGCACCCCGCTGGCGTACTACTTCGCCAAGATCGAGCCCATCACCGGCGGTCACACGCACCCGATGGCGGCCGCGATGAACCGGATCGGGTACGACGCCGCGGCGCTCGGCAACCACGAGTTCAACTACGGGATCGAGATCCTCCGCAAGTTCCAGCGGCAGCTGCGGTTCCCGCTGCTCGGCGCGAACGCCCAGGACTGGACGACGGGTCTGCCCGCGTTCCCGCCGTACGTGCTGAAGCGGGTGCACGTGCCGGGGGAGAAGCCGATCACTGTCGGCATCCTCGGCCTGACCAACCCGGGCATCGCGATCTGGGACAAGGCGAACGTCGAGAACAAGCTGAAGTTCGGCGGCATCGTCGAGCTCGCGAAGATCTGGGTGCCGCGGGTCCGCAAGGCCGGCGCCGACATCGTGATCGCCTCCGTGCACTCGGGTATGGACCTGTCCTCGTCGTACGGCGACGCGCTGCCGTACCCGGAGAACGCGTCCGTCCTGATGGCCGAGACCGTCCCCGGTATCGACGCCGTCCTGGTCGGCCACGCGCACCTGGAGATCCCCGAGCGGCTCGTCACGAACAAGACCAGCGGCGAGCAGGTCGTGCTGAGCGAGCCGCTGAAGTGGGGCATGCGGCTGTCGCTGATCGACCTCGACCTGCAGAAGGTCCGCGGGCAGTGGAAGGTCGTCGGCCGGCACAGCCAGGTGCTGAACGCGAACACCGTCGACGCGGACCCGCACGTGGTCGCGCTGCTGCAGAAGGACCACGACAAGGTCGTCGAGTACGTGAACTCGAAGATCGGCACCTGCACCGAGGCGATGTCCGCGGCCACTGCGCCGTGGGAGGACACTGCCGCGCTGGACTTCGTCAACTTCATCCAGGCCGACGCGGTCTCGAAGGCGCTCGTCGGTACGCCGCAGGAGTCGCTGCCGGTCCTGGCGATCGCGGCCCCGTTCAACCGGGCGGCCGCGATCCCGGCCGGCGATGTCTCGATCCGCGACGTCGCGGGGCTGTACATCTTCGACAACACGCTGCTCGCGGTGACGATGACCGGCGCGCAGATCAAGGACTACCTGGAGTTCTCCGCGCAGTACTACAAGCAGGTGACGGGGACCGGGCCGTTCCCGTCCGACCAGGTCACCAATGCGCCGACCCCGACCGCGCCGACCGGCACGCCGGACTACAACTACGACGTGCTCGGCGGCCTGACCAAGCCCCTGACGTACAAGATCGACATCGCCAAGGCGGTCGGTGCCCGGATCACGGACCTCGCGTACGACGGCACGGCGGTCGCGGCCGACCAGGAATTCGTTGTCGCGGTCAACAACTACCGCCAGTCCGGCGGCGGCAACTTCCCGCACGTCTCGACCGCGCCCGTGGTCTACAACCGCCAGGTCGAGATCCGCCAGCTGATGATCGACTACGTCACCGCCACCGGCGAGGTGGACCCGAAGACCTTCGCCACGGTCGACTGGTCCCTGACCTCGAACGGCGCCCCGATCGTGATCACGGGTTGAGATCGGGCATCGCGTGACCCGGCAGCCAGGAATTCTGGGCTGAACCTGTAAGAACTCGCGCCGTCCGGACACAGACCGGGTATGACGCGACTACAGACCAGGGGTCGGGAGGAGGAGTCGGTGGCCGATCCTCCTCCCGGGACCCGCTTGGCCGACTTCGAGCGGCTCTTCGCGGGGCATCACGACGAGGTACTGCGGTACTTCGTCCGGCGCCTCGACATCCGGGCCGATGCGGCCGATCTGGTGGCCGAGACGTTCCTGATCGCCTGGCGCCGGATGAACGACGTACCCGATGGGCAGCCGTTGCCGTGGTTGTACGGCGTGGCGCGGCGGGTCCTCGCCAATCACCGCCGGGGCGAGACGCGCCGGCACGGACTGGCCGACAAGCTGCGGGACGACCTGCGGTCGATGCCGGCCGAACCCGAGACCGCACTCGAGCTGCGGCACGCTGCCGAGATCTTCCGTCAGCTCTCCGACGCCGACCGGGAACTGCTGTCCCTGGTCGCCTGGGAGGGCCTCGACACCGCGCAACTCGCGGCGGCCCTCGGCTGCGCCCGGAGTACGGCGGCCGTCCGGCTGCACCGTGCCCGCCGCCGGCTCGAGCGCCTGATGAACCAGACCACTCCTGGCCGGGAGCCGGCCCGTACGCAAGGAGATCCCGCATGAACACGATCGAGCTGGTCCGCAGCCTGGATCCGATCGCCGGGAACGACCCGGCTGCCGCGGTCGCCGAAGAGAGCCGCCGCGACCTCTGCACCCGGATCGGCCACTCGCCGATCCCGGCCGCGCCGTCCCCGCGCCGCGGCCGGCGCCGACTCGTCCCGTTGCTGGTCGCCGCCGCGGTCGTCGCGGCCGCGACCGTCACGTTCGTCGAGCGGCCGGGCGGCTCCCGCTCGGAGGCCCTCGGCGCCGCGCTGACGTTCACCTCGCAGGGGGACTTCATCCACGTCCGCATCGTCGACCCGTACGCCGACACCGCGCGGTACAACAAGGAGTTCAAGAAGCATCACCTGAACATCACCCTCGAGCTGATGCCCGGCTCACCGTCGACGGTCGGCACCAGCCCGGCGGCCGGATTCGGACCGGGGTCGTCGAACATCGAGCAGAGCGACGACCCGCCCGGCTGTCAGCAGGCGGGAACCTCCCCGTGCGTCCCGCAGTTCCTGATCCCGAAGAACTACTCCGGCCAGGCCGGACTGGTGATCTCCCGGGCTCCGCGCCCCGGCGAGCAGATCGCGTTCAACGGTCCGGTCGACGGTCGCGGTGAGCCGCTGCAAGGTGTGAAGTACAAGAACCTGCGGGTCAGCCAGGTCCTCGCGATCCTGAAGCAGCGCGGATACACGGTCCCGGAGTACCGCGTCACCACGAACGGCTACACGTCGGCTCCGAAGACCGTGCCCGGCACCTACTACGTCAAGGACGGGCTCCTGGCGACGGACAAGGAAGTCATCCTCTTCGCCGGTCCGAAGCCTTGACCGACTGGAAGACTAAGTGATTTAGTCAGTTTGTGAGTTACTCAGCTGCGGAAGTGCCGCCCAGCCTGTCGGACCGGTTGACCGAGTCGATTCTCGGGATCATCCGGGACGGCGGGCTGGCGCCGGGGGATGCGATTCCGTCGGCCCGGGAGTTGGCGAAGCGGTTCGCGATCACCACGCCGACGGTGCGGGAGGCGCTGCGGAAGCTGGAGGCGACCGGGGCGGTGGAGTTCCGGCACGGGTCCGGGACGT from Kribbella sp. NBC_00709 carries:
- a CDS encoding bifunctional metallophosphatase/5'-nucleotidase — translated: MTDSGERTTMTRRTVIGGAAALAAAGFQAVPAYAGGSGHGHDKAVRLTVMGTTDLHGNVFNWDYFKNAEYDDTAHNDIGLAKISTLVTAVRDRIAAERHAPRPLMLDAGDTIQGTPLAYYFAKIEPITGGHTHPMAAAMNRIGYDAAALGNHEFNYGIEILRKFQRQLRFPLLGANAQDWTTGLPAFPPYVLKRVHVPGEKPITVGILGLTNPGIAIWDKANVENKLKFGGIVELAKIWVPRVRKAGADIVIASVHSGMDLSSSYGDALPYPENASVLMAETVPGIDAVLVGHAHLEIPERLVTNKTSGEQVVLSEPLKWGMRLSLIDLDLQKVRGQWKVVGRHSQVLNANTVDADPHVVALLQKDHDKVVEYVNSKIGTCTEAMSAATAPWEDTAALDFVNFIQADAVSKALVGTPQESLPVLAIAAPFNRAAAIPAGDVSIRDVAGLYIFDNTLLAVTMTGAQIKDYLEFSAQYYKQVTGTGPFPSDQVTNAPTPTAPTGTPDYNYDVLGGLTKPLTYKIDIAKAVGARITDLAYDGTAVAADQEFVVAVNNYRQSGGGNFPHVSTAPVVYNRQVEIRQLMIDYVTATGEVDPKTFATVDWSLTSNGAPIVITG
- a CDS encoding RNA polymerase sigma factor; its protein translation is MADPPPGTRLADFERLFAGHHDEVLRYFVRRLDIRADAADLVAETFLIAWRRMNDVPDGQPLPWLYGVARRVLANHRRGETRRHGLADKLRDDLRSMPAEPETALELRHAAEIFRQLSDADRELLSLVAWEGLDTAQLAAALGCARSTAAVRLHRARRRLERLMNQTTPGREPARTQGDPA